One part of the Syntrophorhabdaceae bacterium genome encodes these proteins:
- a CDS encoding MogA/MoaB family molybdenum cofactor biosynthesis protein, with product MKYKAIVITVSDKGSRGERIDTSGPALVRMLGESYDVGETVIVPDEMDMIAQVIKREIDEHGVDLVVTTGGTGVSERDVTPEATRTVIDRELPGFAEIMRIESYRITPHGVISRAVCGIRSRAIVVNLPGSEKAATQCLGFVLQAIPHALAKIKGDPADCA from the coding sequence ATGAAGTATAAGGCGATCGTTATCACGGTAAGTGACAAAGGCTCACGAGGTGAACGCATCGACACGAGCGGACCGGCCCTCGTTCGAATGCTTGGGGAATCCTACGATGTGGGAGAGACCGTTATCGTGCCCGACGAGATGGATATGATAGCTCAGGTGATAAAGCGAGAGATCGACGAGCACGGTGTGGATCTCGTGGTGACAACTGGAGGAACCGGTGTTTCTGAGCGGGATGTGACCCCCGAGGCCACACGCACGGTTATCGATAGAGAGCTGCCTGGTTTCGCTGAAATCATGCGGATAGAGAGTTATAGGATCACGCCGCACGGTGTCATATCTAGGGCCGTTTGCGGCATTCGGAGTCGGGCCATTGTCGTGAATCTTCCGGGGAGCGAAAAGGCGGCGACCCAATGCCTCGGATTTGTTCTGCAAGCCATCCCGCACGCCCTTGCCAAAATCAAGGGCGATCCCGCCGACTGCGCGTGA